In Vibrio stylophorae, the genomic stretch GGCGTTCGCGGTACAGCGCTCGGCGCCCATTACTTTGATGTCAATGGCTACCTTTATGTGGCGCGAAATGACAATGGACAGGTATTTCGCATTGATATTCGGGATGTTGATAATCCTGTGCCCACCGGTGTTTATTTCGCGCAGGCCGAGCCAACCGGTAATAATGATGGTGCGCGCTGTGCGAATGCGCCAGTACTAGCACGATTTACCGACTTTGGCGATGCGCCGGACAGTTACCAAACCAGTTTGGATGAAAACGGCGCGCGGCATTTAGTGTTAAGCCCTAACTATCTATTGGGGATTGCGGTTGATGCCGAAGGTGAAGCGCAAGTTTCACCCGCATCCGATGACGCTCATGGTGCCGATGACGACGATGGGGTGATCTTCTTATCACCAGTGAAAGCTGGCTTTGATACCGCGCTGCAAATTTACATTGGTGGCGGCGCTGATACCGTGGTCAATGCTTGGTTCGATTGGAATCAAAATGGTCAGTTTGATGCGGGTGAAAATACCCTGTCAGATATGACGCTATCACCTGGCGCCAATACAGTGCTGATTCGTGTACCAGATGATGCCGTTGGTGGGCAAACTTGGGCACGTTTTCGAAGCTTTGACCAAGCGGGATTGCCATCTTACGGCGGGGCGAGCGTGGGTGAAGTTGAGGATCATGCCATTACTGTTGTGGCTTCAGATTTAGATTACAGCTATTACCCCGGTGAAAATAGCTGGGTCACATTGGCCTATGAAGATAATTGGCCCTTGGTTGGCGATTATGATTTTAACGATGTGGTTTTAAATTATCGTGTCGTCACTGTAATGGAAGCAGGCGAAGTGATTCGCGTCGATATTCATGGTCAGCTCACGGGTTATGGCGCCAGTTTTAGTAATGGCTTTGCCGTGCACTTTGAGGGCGTACCAGCAAATGCCGCAGACGTTGATTTAGCCGCTGTGCGCTATAACGGCGAGGTGCAAGTCAACCATTCCACCATTGAAGCGGGGCAAAGCGAGTTGGTGGTGATGATCAGCAATAATCTGCGCCAGCACCTGACTTCGCAAGGCTGCCTCTATGACTTTTTCCGCACATGGCAAAACTGTCAGTCCAATTCGCAATTTGAGTTTGTTGCCAGTATTCCATTTGAAGCCGGAATTGAGGCGCAAAATTTACCAGCGATGCCGCTAAATCCATTTATTTTTGCTACTGAAAATCGCTATCGCGGCAACTTCTTTGGCGTGAATTATCCCGGCCGCGGGTTGGAAATTCATTTAATGAATCAACCTTACACAGATTTAGCGGATGCCAGCTTATTTACGCAAGGCGATGATGCTTCCGTCATCGATGCTCAAAATAGTGCGGCTGCCAATAGCGAGGCGCCAAGTTATCAAAGTTATCTTACGGATACGGGATTACCTTGGGCATTAGAGATCACCCAATCGAATTGGGCGCACCCTGCAGAATATGTTGATTTGGTTTCGGCATATCCCAATTTGGTCGAATTTGTCGAGTCAAACGGCGATCTGAGTCAAAACTGGTTTACGCAGCCCATTAGCCGTCATCTATTTAACTATACGGGAGAAGAGTGATGCGATACCTCAGCTTATTGATAAGTTTACTGCTGTTAGTTGCCTGTGGT encodes the following:
- a CDS encoding LruC domain-containing protein; translation: MNQTLAITFASMMLMPAAHAAMPFDACPTEAFLSQGTSTPSGGYETYYKSVDLATGLVRVLSTSDGFVGNRVNSLAFNEADRYLYGFNKETLSIIRLDRYFNGELLDVSGLPAVNFYIGDIYDGDYYLYSTNRGLYRVDLSQSTLTAQTITTNAPLGIHDMAFHPGDGHIYAVVGSNGKLYRINASTGATEYLGETGVRGTALGAHYFDVNGYLYVARNDNGQVFRIDIRDVDNPVPTGVYFAQAEPTGNNDGARCANAPVLARFTDFGDAPDSYQTSLDENGARHLVLSPNYLLGIAVDAEGEAQVSPASDDAHGADDDDGVIFLSPVKAGFDTALQIYIGGGADTVVNAWFDWNQNGQFDAGENTLSDMTLSPGANTVLIRVPDDAVGGQTWARFRSFDQAGLPSYGGASVGEVEDHAITVVASDLDYSYYPGENSWVTLAYEDNWPLVGDYDFNDVVLNYRVVTVMEAGEVIRVDIHGQLTGYGASFSNGFAVHFEGVPANAADVDLAAVRYNGEVQVNHSTIEAGQSELVVMISNNLRQHLTSQGCLYDFFRTWQNCQSNSQFEFVASIPFEAGIEAQNLPAMPLNPFIFATENRYRGNFFGVNYPGRGLEIHLMNQPYTDLADASLFTQGDDASVIDAQNSAAANSEAPSYQSYLTDTGLPWALEITQSNWAHPAEYVDLVSAYPNLVEFVESNGDLSQNWFTQPISRHLFNYTGEE